The Williamwhitmania sp. genome has a window encoding:
- a CDS encoding gamma carbonic anhydrase family protein has product MALIKSVRGYTPIIGENCYLAENATIVGEVTMGNDCSIWFNTVLRGDVNTITIGNRVNIQDGAVLHCLYQKSKVLIGNDVSIGHNVTIHGATIKDGALIGMGATVLDGAVVGEGAIIAANALVLSNTIVEPGSIYAGVPAKFVKKVDPAQAQEINQKIAKNYLMYSSWYKEE; this is encoded by the coding sequence ATGGCACTTATAAAATCGGTCAGAGGGTATACCCCTATTATAGGAGAGAATTGCTACCTAGCAGAAAATGCAACAATTGTTGGAGAAGTAACCATGGGCAACGACTGCAGCATATGGTTCAACACGGTTCTGAGGGGCGACGTTAACACCATCACCATTGGTAATCGAGTAAACATACAGGATGGAGCCGTTCTGCACTGCCTCTATCAAAAATCGAAGGTGTTAATTGGCAATGACGTTTCCATAGGGCACAACGTAACCATCCATGGTGCAACCATAAAAGATGGGGCACTTATTGGAATGGGAGCAACAGTGCTGGATGGTGCAGTGGTAGGAGAAGGTGCAATAATTGCTGCAAATGCACTAGTGCTCAGCAACACCATTGTAGAGCCTGGCAGTATTTATGCCGGCGTTCCAGCCAAATTTGTAAAGAAAGTTGACCCAGCACAGGCTCAGGAGATCAATCAGAAGATTGCAAAAAACTATCTCATGTATTCTAGCTGGTATAAGGAGGAATAA
- a CDS encoding DUF3857 domain-containing transglutaminase family protein, which translates to MRKYFLHLICFFFLIFGSLQAKEVKYPTLTIPAELVKNADIVIRDYSSQLLIQSESKAILKVHVVKTVLTEAGRKQASLYEYYDKFHKLSITSAVVYNEFGVEIKKIKNSEIKDFSLVDGYTLYDDSRAKYVNYTANKLPYTVDYTYEIEMNGFVGFPTWMPMDDDRQSLQSAEMVVEVPSSYKLRFLQFNVNPPDSSNDGKVVHYRWSISNKDAYSDEDYLPNRYNFLPTVFFAPSAFFFDKTSGDLTTWKSSGKWTRDLIEGRDVLPAATVDKIKALVAGVTDKREIIKRVYKYMQSRTRYVSIQLGIGGFQPFPAAVVDETGYGDCKALTNYTKALLKVAGINGYYTEIGVAGHEITFPNFSSLNQMNHAVLSIPMEKDTVWLECTDQRNPFYYVTPWLVNRYALMVTERGGVLVKTPVRKFYDNKEERRIDVAIDMAGDASFEVKSKFYGNQVENVFPEAWYSRKDQEEALYKEYSLPGIKILDFSIAVSEGDTVTSSSDVKALVPKLASKTGSRLFVPAVPVNPFDRVLAKPKSRKMDFKIGSGWLDRDTIVIVIPTGFKVEAMPEKKSIESEFGAYKLSCTSKGSKIIVVREMAVYRNSYPAEKYNSYVDFINSATKADRTLCVIMPE; encoded by the coding sequence ATGAGGAAATATTTCCTGCATCTTATATGCTTTTTCTTTTTAATTTTTGGCTCACTTCAGGCAAAAGAGGTGAAATATCCTACGTTGACCATTCCTGCTGAACTAGTGAAGAATGCCGATATCGTTATTAGGGATTATTCTTCTCAACTCTTAATTCAAAGTGAGTCAAAGGCAATTTTGAAGGTGCATGTGGTGAAGACGGTTTTAACTGAAGCTGGAAGGAAACAGGCTTCGTTGTATGAGTATTATGACAAGTTCCATAAGCTGTCCATTACAAGCGCAGTGGTTTATAATGAATTTGGTGTTGAAATAAAAAAGATAAAAAATAGCGAGATTAAGGATTTCAGCCTCGTTGACGGGTATACGTTGTATGATGACTCTAGGGCAAAGTATGTAAATTATACTGCGAATAAGTTGCCCTATACAGTTGATTATACCTATGAAATCGAGATGAATGGATTCGTTGGATTCCCAACATGGATGCCCATGGATGATGACCGACAATCTCTCCAAAGTGCAGAAATGGTTGTTGAAGTACCGAGTAGCTATAAGCTTCGCTTTTTACAATTTAATGTTAATCCACCTGACTCTTCAAATGATGGAAAGGTAGTTCACTACCGATGGAGTATATCGAACAAGGATGCTTATAGCGATGAGGATTACCTGCCTAACAGGTACAATTTCCTCCCAACAGTTTTTTTCGCCCCCTCAGCTTTCTTCTTCGATAAGACTTCGGGAGACCTTACTACATGGAAAAGTTCCGGCAAATGGACTCGCGATTTGATTGAAGGGCGGGATGTACTTCCTGCTGCCACCGTTGATAAGATTAAAGCCCTTGTTGCAGGAGTAACCGATAAGCGGGAGATTATTAAGCGAGTTTATAAGTATATGCAGTCACGAACCCGATACGTTAGTATTCAGCTAGGCATTGGAGGATTTCAACCATTTCCTGCCGCCGTTGTCGACGAAACGGGTTATGGTGACTGTAAGGCTTTAACCAACTACACAAAAGCGCTCTTGAAGGTGGCAGGCATTAATGGCTACTATACCGAAATTGGAGTTGCAGGTCACGAAATCACCTTCCCCAATTTTTCTTCGTTAAATCAGATGAACCATGCGGTTCTTTCCATTCCAATGGAGAAGGATACAGTTTGGCTTGAATGCACCGATCAGCGGAATCCATTTTATTATGTTACACCTTGGCTAGTTAACAGGTATGCCTTGATGGTGACAGAAAGAGGGGGCGTGCTTGTAAAAACGCCCGTTAGGAAATTTTATGACAATAAGGAGGAGCGTCGAATAGATGTTGCAATAGATATGGCTGGCGATGCCTCTTTTGAAGTAAAATCCAAATTTTACGGCAATCAGGTGGAGAATGTTTTTCCTGAAGCGTGGTATTCTCGTAAGGATCAGGAAGAAGCACTTTACAAAGAATACTCCTTGCCTGGGATTAAAATACTCGATTTCAGCATTGCCGTTTCTGAGGGAGATACAGTAACCTCCAGTAGTGATGTAAAAGCTTTGGTGCCAAAACTTGCTTCCAAAACTGGTAGCCGTCTTTTTGTTCCTGCCGTTCCTGTTAATCCGTTTGATAGAGTTTTGGCCAAACCCAAAAGTCGAAAAATGGATTTTAAAATTGGATCGGGCTGGTTGGATCGGGATACAATTGTAATCGTAATCCCTACTGGATTTAAGGTGGAGGCTATGCCCGAAAAGAAATCAATCGAAAGTGAATTTGGAGCTTACAAGCTCTCATGCACAAGTAAAGGTTCAAAGATAATTGTTGTAAGAGAGATGGCGGTTTATAGAAACAGCTACCCGGCGGAAAAATATAACTCCTATGTCGACTTTATAAACTCAGCTACTAAAGCGGATAGGACCTTGTGTGTAATCATGCCAGAATAG